The following coding sequences are from one Saccopteryx bilineata isolate mSacBil1 chromosome 3, mSacBil1_pri_phased_curated, whole genome shotgun sequence window:
- the LOC136332081 gene encoding beta-1,4-galactosyltransferase 3-like, whose protein sequence is MAIDKFNYKLPYRGYLGGVFALRPIHYLRINGFPNTYWGWDYEDEDIAARLKLSGMLLSRPHLLFGHYHMLEEGLDPSHKQSRHRSDASGNTMAQSL, encoded by the exons ATGGCCATTGACAAGTTCAACTATAA gctGCCCTATCGAGGCTACCTTGGAGGGGTATTTGCCCTGCGCCCAATTCACTACTTGAGGATAAACGGCTTCCCCAACACATACTGGGGCTGGGATTATGAGGACGAAGACATCGCTGCCAG GCTGAAACTAAGTGGGATGCTGCTCTCACGCCCGCATCTGCTCTTTGGCCACTACCAcatgctggaggaggggctggaccCCAGCCACAAGCAGAGTCGCCACAG ATCCGATGCAAGTGGCAACACGATGGCACAAAGTCTCTAG
- the ZNF175 gene encoding zinc finger protein 175, producing MPADVNLSQKSQVLGPQEQDGSREGSVSFEDVTMDFSRAEWQQLSPAQRRLYVDVMLEIYSHLFSVGYHTTPEIIFRMEKEKELWIGEAELSHQRHREMKFGLKVPQQDISGKASFHSGMADRVTRDGSWCSILEELWKDLDHTERDHQSLNKPSHHGAFLNQKKMNKDKDCEYKDPRKIIHLSPYLVPLQERLHKHPFAKCLKLNPEVNHQNQSYTTKDLEEIVGSGQLFTHSSSNTNCKSTHTGENFFIDNQCTKVLSHKQSLTQPQIQTQEKPNKCTECEKDFTQESHLLKQQGFDSAENRQECSKHGKAFTSQPKFDEYLTDHTGDIPCICKECGKVFVQRSELITHQKTHSRKKPHKCHECGKGFSQNSTLIIHQKIHTGERQYACSACGKAFTQKSTLILHQRIHSGEKSYMCIKCGQAFIRKAHLIVHQRSHTGEKPYQCHSCGKSFISKPQLNIHHRIHTGEKPYECNDCGKTFTQKSNLNIHQKIHTGERHVCSECGKAFNHKSILSMHQRIHTGEKPYNCSECGKAFNQKSILSRHQRIHTREKPYKCSECGKAFTSKSQFKEHQRIHTREKPYVSGTEKPTEFLEFRFLGDRGVGNWL from the exons ATGCCTGCAGATGTGAATTTGTCCCAGAAGTCCCAGGTCCTGGGTCCACAGGAGCAGGATGGATCACGTGAG GGATCTGTGTCATTTGAGGATGTGACCATGGACTTTAGTAGGGCGGAATGGCAGCAACTTAGCCCTGCCCAGAGGCGTCTGTACGTGGATGTGATGCTGGAGATCTACAGCCACCTCTTCTCTGTGG GGTATCACACCACCCCAGAGATCATTTTTaggatggaaaaagaaaaggagctatGGATAGGGGAGGCTGAACTCTCACATCAGAGACATCGAG AAATGAAGTTTGGTCTTAAAGTGCCACAACAGGACATTTCTGGAAAAGCTTCATTTCATAGTGGTATGGCGGACAGGGTCACAAGAGATGGTTCTTGGTGTTCCATTTTAGAAGAACTGTGGAAAGATCTTGACCATACAGAGAGAGATCACCAAAGTCTAAATAAACCTTCACATCATGGAGCTTTCCTcaaccagaaaaaaatgaataaagacaaaGATTGTGAATATAAGGACCCTAGGAAGATCATTCATTTGAGTCCTTACCTTGTGCCTTTACAGGAAAGACTTCATAAACATCCATTTGCAAAATGTTTGAAGCTTAACCCAGAAGTAAATCATCAAAATCAAAGCTATACAACAAAAGACCTTGAGGaaattgttggatctggtcagcTATTCACCCATAGCTCTTCCAATACTAACTGCAAGAgtactcatacaggagagaactTCTTCATAGATAATCAATGTACAAAAGTCCTCAGCCATAAACAGTCACTCACACAACCTCAAATTCAAACTCAGGAGAAACCAAATAAATGTACTGAATGTGAGAAGGACTTCACCCAGGAGTCACACCTCCTCAAGCAACAGGGATTCGATAGTGCAGAAAACCGCCAGGAATGCAGCAAACACGGAAAAGCCTTCACCTCACAACCAAAATTTGATGAATATCTGACAGATCATACAGGTGACATACCTTGTatatgtaaggaatgtgggaaagtCTTTGTTCAGAGGTCAGAGTTGATTACACACCAAAAAACTCACTCTAGAAAGAAGCCCCATAAATGCcatgaatgtgggaaaggcttctcCCAGAATTCGACCCTCATtatacatcagaaaattcatactggtGAGCGACAGTATGCATGCAGTGCATGTGGGAAGGCCTTTACCCAGAAGTCAACACTCATCTTGCACCAGAGAATCCATTCAGGGGAGAAGTCCTATATGTGTATCAAATGTGGGCAGGCCTTCATCCGGAAGGCACATCTAATTGTGCACCAAAGAagtcatacaggagagaaaccttatCAGTGCCATAGCTGTGGGAAATCTTTCATTTCAAAGCCACAACTCAATATACATCATCGAATTCATACTGGGGAAAAACCTTATGAATGTAATGACTGTGGAAAAACCTTCACCCAAAAGTCAAACCTCAATATACACCAGAAAATTCATACCGGAGAAAGACAcgtatgcagtgaatgtggaaaagccttcaACCATAAGTCGATACTCAGCAtgcatcagagaattcacactggagagaagccttacaattgcagtgaatgtggaaaagccttcaACCAGAAGTCAATACTCAGCAggcatcagagaattcacaccagagagaagccttacaaatgcagtgagtgtgggaaagccttcacttCCAAGTCACAGTTCAAAGAGCATCAGCGAATTCACACCAGAGAGAAACCCTATGTGTCGGGGACtgaaaaaccaacagagtttttggagtttagatttttgggggacagaggtgtggggaattggctataa